One part of the Myxococcales bacterium genome encodes these proteins:
- the thrC gene encoding threonine synthase produces MKPFRAVFKCISGCAGEWALDEVIYRCPTCNDLLEVRHDMEALRQNSAYQWMKLFEDRYLGTEWPHGSGVWGKREWVHPGIRDENIVSMYEGGSNLFWAQRYGGQIGVEDLWIKLCGNSHTGSFKDLGMTVLVSVVKQMMADGKNVSAVACASTGDTSAALAAYCAAAGVRSLVILPHGKISTAQLVQPLANGAKVLALDGNFDDCMAVVQRLAAEEGVYLANSMNSLRLEGQKTVGIEICQQFEWRVPDWVIIPGGNLGNVSALGAGFNLMRDLGLINKMPRICVAQAAHANPLYQSYLKGFESFSSMVPQSTLASAIQIGNPVSRDKAIRALRQFDGVVEQATEAELADAAARADRTGMFCCPHTGVALAALEKLVARQLVTKDQTVVVISTANGLKFTDFKVAYHDRKLASVPDPKYANQPIELPNEYGAVRDAVRRILDA; encoded by the coding sequence ATGAAGCCATTCCGCGCCGTGTTCAAGTGCATCTCCGGCTGTGCCGGGGAATGGGCGCTCGACGAAGTGATCTACCGCTGCCCCACCTGCAACGACCTGCTCGAGGTGAGGCACGACATGGAGGCCCTGCGGCAGAACTCGGCCTATCAGTGGATGAAGCTGTTCGAGGACCGCTACCTCGGCACCGAGTGGCCGCACGGCTCGGGCGTGTGGGGCAAACGCGAGTGGGTCCACCCCGGGATTCGGGACGAGAACATCGTGTCGATGTACGAAGGCGGCTCGAACCTCTTCTGGGCGCAGCGCTATGGCGGTCAGATCGGCGTGGAGGATCTGTGGATCAAGCTCTGCGGCAACTCGCACACGGGCTCGTTCAAGGATCTCGGCATGACGGTCCTGGTGTCCGTGGTCAAGCAGATGATGGCGGACGGCAAAAACGTTTCGGCCGTCGCGTGCGCGTCCACCGGGGACACGTCGGCCGCGCTGGCGGCGTACTGCGCGGCCGCCGGGGTGCGTTCGCTCGTGATCTTGCCCCACGGCAAGATCTCCACCGCCCAGCTCGTGCAGCCGCTCGCCAACGGCGCCAAGGTGCTCGCCCTCGACGGCAACTTCGACGACTGCATGGCCGTGGTGCAGCGCCTGGCAGCCGAAGAAGGGGTGTACCTGGCCAACAGCATGAACTCGCTGCGGCTCGAAGGTCAGAAGACCGTGGGCATCGAGATCTGCCAGCAGTTCGAGTGGCGCGTGCCGGACTGGGTGATCATCCCGGGTGGCAACCTCGGCAACGTGAGCGCGCTCGGCGCGGGATTCAACCTCATGCGCGACCTCGGGCTCATCAACAAAATGCCTCGCATTTGCGTGGCCCAGGCCGCGCACGCCAATCCGCTTTACCAGTCCTACCTGAAGGGCTTCGAGAGCTTTTCCTCCATGGTGCCGCAATCCACCCTGGCCTCGGCCATCCAGATCGGCAATCCCGTGAGCCGGGACAAGGCCATCCGCGCCCTTCGGCAGTTCGACGGCGTGGTGGAACAGGCCACGGAGGCCGAGCTGGCGGACGCGGCAGCGCGGGCCGACCGAACGGGCATGTTCTGCTGCCCTCACACGGGCGTGGCCCTGGCGGCGCTCGAAAAGCTCGTGGCGCGGCAGCTCGTGACGAAAGATCAGACCGTGGTGGTCATCAGCACGGCCAACGGGCTCAAGTTCACGGACTTCAAGGTGGCCTACCACGACCGCAAACTGGCCTCGGTGCCCGACCCGAAATACGCGAACCAGCCCATCGAGCTGCCGAACGAGTACGGCGCCGTTCGCGACGCGGTCCGGCGCATCCTCGACGCCTGA
- a CDS encoding aspartate kinase — protein sequence MPRQPKSQAPEVYKFGGASLGDASAYKHAATIVKAAPGPVAVVCSAPAGVTDALLAVARAAHEGDKTAVDAANAALAAKFRDIVKGALSDAAARKRVQALVDASLEELSSLATGLLVLRELTPRTSDLVVSRGERLSARLFEAVLRAAGVKAEYVEATEVVVTHGPFGGAAPDLDASDTEVRRRLLPLLRAGVVAVVPGFLGALIDDAGQLTGTVTLGRGGSDLTATLLARGLEAARVSLWKDVPGLLTADPRVVPDARVVPQLNVREAAELAYYGAKVLHPRALIPVSGQDIPVHVRPFAEPSSLGTEISSRHTLDGYPVKALSAAAGQALVTVAGRGLLGVPGVAARTFATLSQHGLSVSLISQSSSEQTICFTVPEGEAKAAQKCLQHAFAQEIASRYVDGIQIQPGMATIAVVGLGMAGKPGIAARVFGALAGSGINIVAIAQGSSELNISFVVSQAQCADAQKSIHEAFQLAKIGGGALREHDHVDVVLLGFGQIGRTLAGLISQNGNHGKTGKIGKAAKSKASIMAGIDTSRLRLVAAVDRTGFVFDAEGLPAAQVAELAQQKSEGGTFAKAPGGHKATPLQAVQHFAKHALSRPVIVDVTAHDTSAVLMAAAEAGMDVVLANKRPLSASRKDDHTLREALAKRGRQLRFEATVGAGLPILDTYRKLVESGDKVQRIEGCVSGTLGYLLTEVGHGEPFSAAVKEAMALGYTEPDPRDDLSGADVGRKALILGRLLGFTGEPEDVAVESLVPGEARKLSKDAFLAKLETWDAEWAKRVEAARKDDAVLRYVATVTAKKIEVGLRKVKRGTPFASLEGTDNQIAFTTARYRSPLVITGAGAGLEVTAGGVLNDIMDLLGG from the coding sequence ATGCCACGTCAACCGAAAAGCCAAGCTCCCGAGGTCTACAAATTCGGCGGCGCCTCCCTGGGCGACGCTTCCGCGTACAAACACGCGGCCACCATCGTGAAGGCGGCCCCGGGGCCGGTGGCGGTGGTGTGCTCGGCACCGGCAGGCGTCACTGACGCCTTGCTGGCGGTCGCGCGCGCGGCCCACGAGGGGGACAAAACGGCCGTGGACGCGGCCAACGCCGCCCTGGCCGCCAAGTTCCGGGACATCGTCAAAGGGGCCTTGTCGGATGCGGCGGCCCGCAAGCGCGTGCAGGCCTTGGTGGACGCGTCGCTCGAAGAGCTGTCGTCCCTGGCTACCGGGCTTTTGGTGCTGCGCGAACTCACGCCGCGCACCAGCGACCTCGTGGTCTCACGCGGCGAACGCCTCTCCGCCCGCCTCTTCGAGGCCGTGCTGCGGGCCGCGGGCGTCAAGGCCGAGTACGTCGAAGCTACCGAGGTGGTGGTGACCCACGGTCCCTTCGGTGGGGCCGCGCCCGACCTGGACGCTTCCGACACAGAGGTCCGCCGCCGCCTGCTGCCCTTGCTTCGGGCGGGTGTGGTGGCCGTGGTGCCAGGCTTTTTGGGCGCGCTCATCGACGACGCGGGCCAGCTGACGGGGACCGTGACGCTGGGCCGGGGCGGCTCGGACCTGACCGCCACGTTGCTGGCCCGGGGCCTCGAGGCCGCGCGCGTTTCGTTGTGGAAGGACGTGCCGGGCTTACTCACCGCCGACCCGCGCGTGGTGCCGGACGCGCGCGTGGTGCCGCAACTCAATGTGCGCGAGGCCGCCGAGCTGGCTTACTACGGCGCCAAGGTGCTGCACCCGCGTGCGCTCATCCCGGTGTCTGGCCAAGACATCCCCGTGCACGTCAGGCCCTTTGCCGAGCCTTCGTCGCTCGGCACCGAGATCTCGAGCCGGCACACCCTCGATGGCTACCCCGTCAAGGCCTTGTCGGCTGCCGCCGGTCAGGCGCTGGTCACGGTGGCGGGGCGGGGTCTTTTGGGTGTGCCCGGGGTGGCGGCCCGGACGTTTGCGACCCTCTCGCAGCATGGCCTCTCGGTGTCGCTGATCTCGCAGTCGTCGTCGGAGCAGACCATTTGCTTCACGGTCCCGGAAGGCGAAGCCAAGGCGGCCCAAAAGTGTCTGCAGCACGCCTTCGCGCAGGAGATCGCGAGCCGTTACGTGGACGGCATCCAGATCCAACCCGGCATGGCCACGATCGCCGTGGTGGGGCTGGGGATGGCCGGCAAGCCCGGTATCGCGGCCCGGGTCTTCGGGGCCCTCGCGGGCTCGGGCATCAACATCGTGGCCATCGCCCAGGGCTCGTCCGAGCTGAACATCTCGTTCGTGGTGTCCCAGGCGCAATGTGCGGACGCGCAGAAGAGCATTCACGAGGCCTTCCAGCTGGCGAAGATCGGCGGCGGGGCCCTGCGGGAGCACGACCACGTGGACGTGGTGCTGCTGGGCTTCGGCCAGATTGGCCGCACGCTGGCCGGTCTCATCTCGCAAAACGGCAACCACGGCAAGACCGGCAAAATTGGCAAAGCCGCCAAGTCCAAGGCCAGCATCATGGCGGGAATCGATACCAGCCGCTTGCGTTTGGTGGCTGCGGTGGATCGCACGGGCTTCGTCTTCGACGCCGAAGGCTTGCCGGCCGCGCAGGTGGCGGAGCTCGCACAGCAGAAGAGCGAGGGGGGAACGTTCGCCAAGGCGCCGGGAGGGCACAAGGCGACACCCCTTCAGGCCGTCCAGCACTTCGCCAAGCACGCGCTCTCGAGGCCCGTGATCGTGGATGTCACGGCCCACGATACGTCCGCCGTGTTGATGGCGGCCGCCGAGGCGGGCATGGACGTGGTGCTGGCGAACAAGCGTCCCTTGTCGGCGAGCCGAAAGGACGATCACACGCTCCGCGAGGCGCTGGCCAAGCGGGGGCGGCAGCTGCGCTTCGAGGCCACGGTGGGCGCCGGTCTGCCCATTCTCGACACCTATCGCAAGCTCGTGGAGTCGGGCGACAAGGTGCAACGGATCGAGGGCTGTGTGTCCGGCACGCTCGGGTATCTGCTCACCGAGGTGGGGCATGGCGAACCGTTTTCGGCGGCGGTCAAGGAAGCCATGGCGCTTGGCTACACGGAGCCGGACCCGCGCGATGATTTGTCGGGCGCGGACGTGGGCCGCAAGGCCCTGATCTTGGGCCGCTTGTTGGGGTTCACCGGAGAGCCCGAGGACGTCGCGGTGGAGAGCCTCGTGCCCGGAGAAGCCCGCAAGCTGTCGAAAGACGCGTTTTTGGCCAAGCTCGAGACCTGGGACGCCGAATGGGCGAAGCGGGTCGAGGCCGCCCGCAAAGACGACGCGGTTCTGCGCTACGTGGCCACCGTAACGGCCAAGAAGATCGAGGTGGGGCTTCGGAAGGTCAAGCGGGGCACGCCGTTCGCATCGCTCGAGGGCACGGACAATCAGATTGCCTTCACCACGGCCCGCTACCGTAGCCCGCTGGTCATCACGGGGGCAGGGGCCGGGCTCGAGGTCACCGCGGGCGGTGTGCTCAACGACATCATGGATCTGCTCGGCGGCTGA
- a CDS encoding cyclic nucleotide-binding domain-containing protein, producing the protein MSAPRLDQLTTIPLFQDFAQDELAELAARFQETLPGKGGVLFEEGETSEAFYLLTRGEVTLEMPGEAPLKLRPPAVIGELGGVLGAARSARAIVAAGSEVWQFRQRDVEALFVEQPAIGIRLLKKLLTAAAEKVGNDQRRLSDMRANLVATQKALKSLRDLVLETQETPVSTPVFETLERLIVKNRRVNYRVAPPSSHPACLRLDAGRSPVVELSRTHVTVAWPDHTVTAHQGEWVSGIAELGGEEIAISGTILRASQGQVTLELDLLPVDTVAVLEGYLTRLQLLDIVV; encoded by the coding sequence ATGTCGGCACCGCGTCTCGACCAGCTCACGACGATCCCTCTGTTTCAAGACTTTGCGCAAGATGAGCTAGCCGAACTGGCGGCGAGGTTTCAGGAGACCCTGCCCGGAAAAGGGGGGGTGCTGTTCGAGGAGGGTGAAACGTCCGAGGCCTTCTACCTGCTCACGCGCGGTGAGGTCACCCTCGAGATGCCAGGGGAAGCGCCGCTCAAGCTCCGACCGCCTGCGGTGATAGGCGAACTCGGCGGCGTCCTCGGAGCGGCACGGTCCGCGCGCGCCATCGTGGCGGCGGGCTCCGAGGTGTGGCAGTTCCGGCAGCGTGACGTCGAGGCCTTGTTCGTCGAACAGCCCGCGATCGGCATCCGCCTCCTCAAAAAGCTCCTGACGGCGGCAGCCGAAAAGGTTGGAAACGATCAGCGTCGGCTGTCGGACATGCGGGCCAATCTCGTGGCGACGCAAAAGGCGCTCAAGTCACTTCGCGACCTCGTCCTGGAAACGCAGGAAACGCCCGTGTCGACTCCCGTGTTCGAGACCCTCGAGCGGCTGATCGTCAAAAACAGAAGGGTCAATTATCGGGTGGCGCCCCCCTCCTCCCACCCTGCCTGTCTTCGGCTCGACGCAGGCCGCAGCCCGGTGGTGGAGCTGTCCCGCACGCACGTGACGGTGGCATGGCCCGACCACACCGTCACGGCCCATCAGGGCGAATGGGTCTCTGGCATCGCCGAGCTCGGCGGGGAAGAGATAGCCATTTCAGGAACGATTCTCCGTGCCTCCCAGGGACAGGTGACCTTGGAGCTCGACCTCTTGCCCGTCGATACGGTGGCCGTACTCGAAGGCTATCTCACGCGCCTGCAGCTGCTGGACATCGTGGTGTAA
- a CDS encoding FAD-dependent oxidoreductase yields the protein MTGISTALHLRLPWVLFEKEARLGGHARTDEKQGYRFDKTGHWLHLRDPKVKQLVAEALPGQMEDVARKARVFSNGVLTRYPFQANLHGLPPDVVKECLMGVIEAKLGGEIAGEPRNFEEYCLRHFGAGISKHFMIPYNERLWGVSPREITAAWCSRFVPLPNLEQIVAGAVGAGPAEMGYNVGFVYPKQGGIETFTKALIGRIDPARVNTGVSPDLIDYEKREVQVGGERLPYHALVASIPLPELLRRMPNLPPAIEAHAANLRCTTLQYLNVATRRPTPADWHWIYVPEKKYPFYRAGIFTNAMKSMAPEGGSSLYVELADRSPISDLDAVTREVAQGLVEAGALASPDDLLFAEPKELKYAYVVFDDNYYPATTAIFRFLESHDIYPRGRYGAWTYNAMEDCVIAGREVAATIEAAHGEPQ from the coding sequence TTGACTGGCATCTCCACGGCTCTGCACCTGCGGTTGCCGTGGGTCCTCTTCGAGAAAGAAGCGCGGCTCGGCGGGCACGCCCGCACCGACGAAAAGCAAGGCTATCGCTTCGACAAAACCGGTCACTGGCTGCATCTGCGAGATCCAAAGGTCAAGCAACTCGTGGCCGAGGCGCTACCGGGACAAATGGAAGACGTCGCCCGCAAGGCGCGCGTTTTTTCGAACGGTGTGCTCACGCGTTATCCCTTCCAGGCCAACCTGCACGGTCTTCCACCCGACGTGGTGAAGGAGTGCTTGATGGGCGTCATCGAGGCCAAGCTGGGGGGCGAGATTGCCGGGGAGCCCCGGAACTTCGAGGAGTACTGCCTGCGGCACTTTGGCGCGGGAATCTCGAAGCATTTCATGATCCCCTACAACGAGCGGCTTTGGGGCGTCTCCCCGCGTGAGATCACGGCCGCGTGGTGTTCGCGGTTCGTGCCTTTGCCCAATCTCGAACAGATCGTGGCGGGCGCCGTGGGCGCGGGGCCGGCAGAGATGGGCTACAATGTGGGCTTCGTCTATCCAAAGCAGGGCGGCATCGAGACCTTCACGAAAGCCCTCATCGGCCGCATCGATCCTGCGCGGGTGAACACCGGCGTGAGCCCCGATCTGATCGATTATGAAAAGCGCGAGGTGCAGGTGGGCGGCGAGCGCCTCCCGTATCACGCCCTGGTGGCGTCGATTCCCTTGCCCGAGCTCTTGCGGCGCATGCCGAATCTGCCCCCGGCGATCGAGGCGCACGCCGCGAACCTTCGTTGCACCACACTCCAGTATCTCAACGTGGCCACGCGCCGACCCACCCCCGCGGATTGGCACTGGATTTACGTGCCCGAGAAGAAGTACCCCTTTTACCGGGCCGGCATCTTCACGAACGCCATGAAGAGCATGGCCCCCGAAGGCGGATCGTCGCTCTATGTCGAGCTGGCGGACCGAAGCCCTATCAGCGACCTGGACGCGGTCACCCGCGAGGTGGCCCAGGGGTTGGTGGAAGCGGGGGCGTTGGCGTCACCCGACGATCTTCTCTTCGCCGAGCCCAAAGAGCTGAAGTACGCGTACGTGGTGTTCGACGACAACTACTACCCGGCCACCACGGCCATCTTCCGCTTCCTGGAATCGCATGACATCTATCCCCGCGGCCGCTACGGGGCGTGGACCTACAACGCCATGGAAGATTGCGTGATCGCGGGCCGCGAAGTCGCCGCCACCATCGAAGCTGCCCACGGAGAGCCCCAATGA
- a CDS encoding glycosyltransferase family 2 protein, translating into MSENPVSSAPHVSIVIPVYNEEGILRGSVLELREKLAPFGFTYEIILSENGSRDRTIEIGKGIEAEHPDVRLLSLGQPNYGLAMKSGIMNARGTIVICDEIDLLDEEFYARALALLERTDTELVVGSKAMVGSNDQRPLFRRTATRVYNGMLRAVCQYKGTDTHGLKAFKRDALLPTVERCVLDKDVFASEFVIRAHREGKKVVEIPFAVREKRPPSIRLLKRVPHVLRSVAKLAVTVRQNG; encoded by the coding sequence ATGAGCGAGAACCCCGTTTCCTCAGCCCCCCACGTTTCGATCGTCATCCCCGTGTACAACGAAGAAGGCATCCTGCGCGGGTCTGTGCTGGAGCTGCGCGAGAAGCTTGCGCCCTTTGGATTCACCTACGAGATCATCCTGAGCGAGAACGGCTCGCGCGACCGCACGATCGAAATCGGCAAGGGCATCGAGGCCGAACACCCGGATGTGCGCCTGCTCTCGCTCGGGCAACCGAACTACGGGCTGGCGATGAAGTCGGGCATCATGAACGCGCGCGGCACCATCGTGATCTGTGACGAGATCGATCTGCTCGACGAAGAGTTCTACGCGCGGGCGTTGGCCTTGTTGGAGCGCACCGACACGGAGCTGGTGGTCGGCTCGAAGGCGATGGTGGGCTCGAACGATCAACGTCCGCTGTTTCGTCGAACGGCCACCCGCGTGTACAACGGCATGCTGCGCGCCGTGTGCCAGTACAAGGGCACCGACACCCATGGCCTCAAGGCCTTCAAGCGCGACGCGCTCTTGCCCACGGTCGAGCGCTGTGTGCTGGACAAGGACGTGTTCGCCAGCGAGTTCGTGATCCGTGCCCACCGCGAAGGCAAGAAGGTGGTGGAGATCCCGTTCGCCGTGCGGGAAAAGCGCCCGCCCAGCATCCGCCTGCTCAAGCGCGTGCCCCACGTGCTGAGGAGCGTGGCCAAGCTCGCGGTCACCGTGCGCCAGAACGGTTAG
- a CDS encoding alanine--glyoxylate aminotransferase family protein: MSTIPAPFQPSQRVLMGPGPSDVPARVLRAMSAPTVGHLDPEYLRLMDEVRTMLQRLFHTQNALTLAVPGTGSAGMEACIANLIEPGDEAIICVNGVFGARMKDVTERYGARVHTLEVPWGDTIPVELVEAALQSYPHAKLLGIVHAETSTGAHQPLETISRLVHEAGALLVVDAVTSLSGMELRVDDWKIDACYSGTQKCLSCPPGLAPVTFSAAAVKAMDARKTKVANWYLDMSMIRNYWGADRAYHHTAPINMSYALHEALRVVFEEGLLERYARHKRHYLSLRAGLEALGLSYIPSSSLYTLNCVRVPEGIDDLRVRKGLLERFGIEIGAGLGPFKGRAWRVGLMGSSSTERNIFLLLSALEVLMSEQNAKVDRGAGVAAAAGALRQTSLVSFDDLS, encoded by the coding sequence ATGAGCACCATTCCCGCCCCCTTTCAGCCCTCCCAGCGCGTCCTGATGGGCCCCGGCCCCTCCGACGTGCCCGCACGCGTTCTACGAGCGATGTCGGCCCCCACGGTCGGCCACTTGGATCCCGAGTACCTGCGGCTCATGGACGAAGTGCGCACCATGCTGCAGAGGCTGTTCCATACACAGAACGCGCTCACGTTGGCGGTCCCGGGAACGGGCAGCGCCGGCATGGAAGCCTGCATCGCCAACCTCATCGAGCCCGGTGACGAGGCCATCATCTGCGTCAACGGCGTGTTCGGGGCGCGCATGAAGGACGTCACCGAACGCTATGGCGCGCGCGTGCACACCCTCGAGGTGCCTTGGGGAGACACGATCCCCGTCGAGCTCGTCGAAGCGGCGCTGCAGTCGTACCCCCACGCCAAGCTGCTGGGGATTGTGCACGCCGAGACGTCCACCGGAGCCCACCAACCCCTTGAAACGATCTCTCGGCTGGTTCACGAAGCCGGCGCGCTGCTCGTGGTCGACGCCGTCACTTCGCTTTCTGGCATGGAGCTACGGGTGGACGACTGGAAAATCGATGCCTGCTATAGCGGTACCCAGAAATGCCTGTCGTGCCCCCCGGGGCTGGCACCGGTGACCTTCAGCGCGGCCGCCGTGAAGGCCATGGACGCACGGAAGACGAAGGTCGCGAACTGGTACCTGGACATGTCGATGATCCGCAACTACTGGGGTGCGGATCGCGCCTACCATCACACGGCGCCGATCAACATGAGCTACGCGCTCCACGAAGCGCTGCGCGTGGTGTTCGAGGAGGGGCTGCTCGAGCGGTATGCCCGCCACAAACGCCACTACCTCTCCCTGCGCGCCGGTCTCGAGGCGCTGGGATTGTCGTACATCCCCTCGAGTAGCCTCTACACGCTCAACTGCGTGAGGGTGCCCGAAGGCATCGACGACCTCCGCGTCCGCAAGGGCCTGCTCGAGCGCTTCGGGATCGAGATCGGCGCGGGTCTCGGCCCCTTCAAGGGGCGCGCCTGGCGTGTGGGGCTCATGGGCTCCTCGTCCACGGAGAGGAACATCTTTTTGCTTCTGAGCGCTCTCGAGGTTTTGATGAGCGAGCAGAATGCGAAGGTGGATCGCGGCGCCGGCGTCGCCGCGGCCGCAGGGGCGCTTCGGCAGACCTCCCTCGTTTCTTTCGACGACCTGTCCTGA
- a CDS encoding alkaline phosphatase family protein encodes MPSRSNPARAPSPWLPIVSAIVFSLAASPALAAPRPKLVVVLVVDQMRADYVERFGSAWRGGLHRLFTEGAYFRNAAFPYLQTITCAGHATISTGAYPYRHGMVQNAWYDRSAGKLISCTNDPTQPLLSYGSPVSGGDSPAFLQVPTLADEMRAQLSPAAKVVTTSLKARSAIMLAGHAAVATTWADAGVFVTSRSYTDAPVPAVANFLGKNPIAWDRLPVWNLLLPPRRYWFADDAPGEAAPHGWTRGFPHALVGANALDSLTNWVRSPFADAYLADLALALVKDLQLGRGPAADYLGISFSVLDLVGHAYGPRSFEVQDVLLRLDQTLGTFLTGLDRLVGKNEYVVALTSDHGVAAIPEQLEALGVPAGRIPVDRLKAGLEAALDRELGAGSHLAAVVYTDIYFAAGVYEKLLATPGALARVRAAVLGVPGVSEAFFGAELADVAPYEPAARRAAALSYFPGRSGDMVLVPAPNHITVAHGTTHGSHNDYDQRVPLVFAGAGVARGQFSRRVSPADLAPTLGQMVGVTLPRPDGAVLPEVVPAR; translated from the coding sequence ATGCCTTCCCGGTCGAACCCCGCACGCGCCCCTTCGCCGTGGCTGCCGATCGTCTCTGCGATCGTGTTTTCGCTGGCCGCGTCGCCCGCCCTGGCGGCACCCCGGCCCAAGCTCGTTGTCGTATTGGTGGTGGACCAGATGAGGGCGGACTACGTCGAGCGTTTCGGCTCTGCGTGGCGCGGGGGGCTCCACCGGCTGTTTACCGAGGGCGCGTACTTTCGAAACGCCGCGTTTCCGTACTTGCAAACGATCACCTGCGCAGGACACGCGACCATCAGCACCGGCGCCTACCCCTACCGTCACGGCATGGTCCAGAATGCCTGGTACGACCGCAGCGCGGGCAAGTTGATTTCGTGTACGAACGACCCCACACAGCCCCTTCTGTCCTACGGCTCCCCCGTGTCGGGCGGAGACAGCCCCGCTTTTTTGCAGGTGCCCACATTGGCCGACGAGATGCGAGCGCAGCTGTCTCCTGCAGCGAAGGTGGTCACCACGTCCCTCAAGGCGCGCAGCGCGATCATGCTGGCGGGTCACGCGGCCGTTGCCACCACATGGGCCGACGCCGGTGTCTTCGTTACCTCGAGGTCCTACACCGACGCTCCCGTTCCGGCGGTGGCAAACTTCCTCGGCAAGAACCCAATCGCCTGGGACCGCCTACCTGTGTGGAACTTGCTGCTGCCTCCGCGTCGCTATTGGTTCGCCGACGACGCCCCCGGCGAGGCCGCCCCACACGGCTGGACGCGGGGGTTCCCACATGCCCTCGTGGGTGCAAACGCGCTCGACTCGCTCACGAACTGGGTGCGCAGCCCGTTCGCCGACGCTTACCTCGCCGACCTGGCGCTGGCCCTCGTCAAGGACCTGCAGCTCGGGCGAGGTCCGGCGGCCGATTACCTGGGCATCAGCTTTTCGGTGCTGGACCTCGTTGGGCACGCGTACGGGCCCCGCAGCTTCGAGGTGCAGGACGTGTTGCTTCGCCTGGATCAAACGCTCGGCACATTCCTGACCGGACTGGATCGCTTGGTGGGGAAGAACGAGTACGTCGTGGCGTTGACGTCGGACCACGGTGTGGCGGCCATTCCGGAGCAACTCGAGGCGCTCGGGGTGCCGGCGGGCCGTATTCCCGTGGACCGACTGAAAGCCGGGCTAGAAGCCGCTCTGGATCGCGAGCTCGGTGCGGGAAGCCACCTGGCGGCGGTCGTTTACACCGACATCTACTTTGCGGCCGGCGTCTACGAGAAGCTGCTGGCGACGCCGGGGGCGCTTGCACGGGTGCGTGCGGCCGTCCTGGGCGTACCGGGCGTGAGCGAGGCCTTTTTCGGCGCCGAGCTGGCCGACGTGGCGCCCTACGAGCCCGCCGCCCGGCGGGCGGCTGCGCTGTCTTATTTTCCAGGGCGCAGTGGCGACATGGTTTTGGTGCCCGCGCCCAACCACATCACCGTGGCCCATGGAACCACGCATGGCAGTCACAACGACTACGACCAGCGTGTGCCGCTGGTGTTCGCCGGGGCGGGCGTCGCGCGGGGGCAGTTTAGCCGCCGTGTAAGCCCGGCAGATCTCGCTCCCACGTTGGGCCAGATGGTGGGTGTGACCTTGCCGCGTCCTGATGGCGCCGTATTGCCCGAGGTCGTGCCCGCGCGCTGA
- a CDS encoding serine/threonine protein kinase, which translates to MERPIPALGAPPPAAGGTLAPGQKVGRYRIEKLLGRGSMGEVFLAIDDQLGRRTALKTLGPKHLQNQTVKERFLREARALAKLTHPNLITVFESGHIDGTDRPYFAMELLEGGDTQRLLDDRGPLDSGVVATIGAQAAAALAEAARAGIIHRDVKPANLGISGRGAVKVTDFSLAKSHAADKSLTGKGMVVGTADYIAPEQARGDDVDERADVYSLGCSLFHLLTGKPPFRCRAGTEVQRYVDVMRAHLTAPVPDPREFVASVDEELRLFIVRMMDKERAPRPSLDEAAMALSQMAVRLDGDLPRVTRTIRSATADNTIVALAHLAERTQPPGPPPLPGPALGPANTRRLLALVGMGLVIGATLAVAASWIFMR; encoded by the coding sequence TTGGAAAGGCCCATCCCCGCTCTTGGCGCTCCGCCGCCCGCGGCAGGCGGCACGCTGGCCCCCGGCCAAAAGGTCGGGCGCTATCGCATCGAAAAGCTGCTCGGTCGGGGATCGATGGGCGAGGTCTTCCTGGCCATAGACGACCAGCTCGGCCGGCGCACGGCCCTCAAGACGCTGGGACCCAAGCACCTTCAGAATCAGACCGTCAAGGAGAGGTTCCTTCGCGAGGCGCGGGCTCTGGCGAAACTGACGCATCCGAACCTCATCACGGTGTTCGAGTCGGGGCACATCGACGGCACGGACCGACCTTACTTTGCGATGGAGTTGCTCGAAGGGGGCGACACCCAGCGTCTGCTCGATGATCGCGGGCCGCTCGACAGCGGGGTCGTGGCCACCATCGGGGCGCAAGCCGCGGCGGCACTGGCCGAGGCGGCGCGGGCGGGCATCATTCACCGCGACGTGAAACCTGCCAACCTGGGCATCTCGGGTCGAGGCGCGGTCAAGGTCACGGACTTCAGCCTGGCGAAATCTCACGCCGCCGACAAGAGCCTCACGGGCAAGGGCATGGTGGTGGGCACGGCCGATTACATTGCCCCCGAACAAGCCCGGGGCGACGACGTCGACGAGCGGGCCGACGTTTACTCTCTGGGATGCAGCCTTTTTCACCTTCTCACAGGCAAACCGCCGTTCCGCTGCCGAGCAGGCACCGAGGTACAGCGATACGTGGACGTCATGCGCGCCCACCTCACGGCCCCTGTTCCCGACCCGCGCGAGTTCGTCGCGAGCGTGGATGAAGAGCTCAGGCTTTTCATCGTCCGCATGATGGACAAAGAGCGAGCGCCCCGGCCTAGCCTCGACGAGGCCGCGATGGCCCTGTCTCAGATGGCCGTGCGCCTCGACGGCGATCTGCCGCGGGTCACCCGCACCATCCGCTCCGCCACGGCCGATAACACGATCGTGGCCCTGGCCCACTTGGCCGAACGCACGCAACCGCCCGGCCCGCCCCCACTCCCGGGACCTGCCCTGGGCCCGGCCAACACCCGGCGGCTGTTGGCGCTCGTGGGTATGGGCCTCGTCATCGGCGCCACGTTGGCGGTGGCTGCGAGTTGGATCTTCATGCGCTGA